A single genomic interval of Mycobacterium sp. DL592 harbors:
- a CDS encoding metallopeptidase family protein, which yields MRGPLLPPTVPGWRSRAERFDMAVLEAYEPIERQWQQRLTALDVAVDEIPRIAPKDPDSVQWPPEVVADGPIALARLIPAGVDVRGNSTRARIVLFRKPIERRAKDSIDLTDLLHDILVAQVATYLGVEPSVIDPSLDDD from the coding sequence ATGCGCGGCCCGTTGTTGCCCCCGACGGTACCGGGCTGGCGCAGCCGTGCCGAGCGGTTCGACATGGCGGTGCTCGAGGCCTACGAGCCCATCGAGCGGCAGTGGCAACAACGGCTCACCGCGTTGGACGTCGCGGTCGACGAAATCCCCCGCATCGCACCCAAAGATCCCGACAGCGTGCAGTGGCCGCCGGAAGTTGTGGCGGACGGACCGATCGCGTTGGCGCGGTTGATCCCGGCCGGGGTCGATGTTCGCGGTAACTCCACGCGAGCCCGAATCGTGCTGTTTCGCAAGCCGATCGAACGCCGAGCCAAAGACTCGATCGATCTGACGGACTTACTGCATGACATTCTGGTGGCTCAGGTGGCCACCTATCTCGGGGTCGAGCCGTCGGTCATCGACCCGAGTCTTGACGACGACTAG
- a CDS encoding WhiB family transcriptional regulator, translated as MSYQHFIGALGAPHTITGSENTGVTARAHLSLVPDPIDVIPMEPGDEQWQEKALCAQTDPEAFFPEKGGSTREAKRICLGCEVKDACLDYALSHDERFGIWGGLSERERRRLKRGII; from the coding sequence ATGTCCTATCAGCACTTCATTGGAGCGCTCGGGGCCCCGCACACCATTACCGGCTCGGAGAACACGGGGGTAACGGCGCGCGCTCACTTGAGTTTGGTGCCCGATCCCATCGACGTGATCCCGATGGAACCGGGAGACGAGCAGTGGCAGGAGAAGGCGCTCTGCGCCCAAACCGACCCTGAGGCGTTCTTCCCCGAGAAGGGTGGCTCCACCCGAGAGGCCAAGCGAATCTGCCTGGGCTGCGAGGTCAAGGACGCGTGCCTTGACTATGCCCTGTCGCACGACGAACGCTTCGGCATCTGGGGCGGGCTCTCCGAGCGGGAGCGCCGTCGCCTCAAGCGCGGCATCATCTAG